From the Burkholderia glumae LMG 2196 = ATCC 33617 genome, one window contains:
- a CDS encoding GMC family oxidoreductase, whose translation MQYDYLIVGGGSGGASLAARLADACPDATVALIEAGGSNQRNLLVNLPVGIAALVPYRLGTNYGYQTEPQAGLGGRRGYQPRGRGLGGSSAINAMIYTRGHPLDYDEWAALGCTGWGWQDVLPYFRRAEGNQRGASEWHGADGPLTVSDLRFRNPFAQRFIDAAHAAGYPLNDDFNGPEQEGVGFYQVTHRDGARCSVARAYLYDQPRPNLQILTGATALRVAFDGKRAVGVTLERGGRIETLGARAEVILAAGAFNSPQLLMCSGIGPGESLRAHGIEVLHDAPEVGRNLIDHIDFIINKRVDSTELVGICLRGLAKMAPQLWRWLSKRDGMMSSNVAEAGGFLKSEPGLDRPDLQLHFCTALVDDHNRRMHWGFGYSLHVCALRPWSRGTVTLASADAREAPRIDPRFLSDARDLELLMKGAKVIRRILAAQPLASQGGRELYTDPADDDDALRAAIVAHADTIYHPVGTCRMGGDPASVVDPQLRVRGVTGLRVVDASVMPTLIGGNTNAPSVMIGERAADFIAAARRGSVPQPIESVAPMAAAAGAWMSRGAAG comes from the coding sequence ATGCAGTACGACTATCTGATCGTGGGCGGCGGCTCGGGCGGCGCGAGCCTCGCCGCGCGTCTTGCCGACGCCTGCCCCGATGCCACCGTCGCGCTGATCGAGGCGGGCGGCAGCAATCAGCGCAACCTGCTGGTCAATCTGCCGGTCGGCATCGCCGCGCTGGTGCCGTACCGGCTCGGCACCAACTACGGCTACCAGACGGAGCCGCAGGCCGGGCTCGGCGGGCGGCGCGGCTACCAGCCGCGCGGGCGCGGGCTGGGCGGATCGAGCGCGATCAACGCGATGATCTACACGCGCGGCCACCCGCTCGACTACGACGAATGGGCCGCGCTCGGCTGCACCGGCTGGGGCTGGCAGGACGTGCTGCCCTACTTTCGCCGCGCCGAGGGCAACCAGCGCGGCGCGAGCGAATGGCACGGCGCCGATGGCCCGCTGACGGTGTCCGATCTGCGCTTTCGCAATCCGTTCGCCCAACGATTCATCGATGCGGCACACGCGGCCGGCTATCCGCTCAACGACGATTTCAACGGCCCCGAGCAGGAAGGCGTCGGCTTCTACCAGGTCACGCATCGCGACGGCGCGCGCTGCAGCGTCGCGCGCGCCTATCTATATGACCAGCCGCGCCCCAACCTGCAGATCCTGACCGGCGCGACCGCGCTGCGCGTGGCGTTCGACGGCAAGCGCGCGGTCGGCGTCACGCTCGAGCGCGGCGGCAGGATCGAGACGCTCGGCGCGCGCGCCGAGGTGATCCTGGCGGCCGGCGCGTTCAACTCGCCGCAGCTGCTGATGTGTTCGGGCATCGGCCCGGGCGAGTCGCTGCGCGCGCACGGCATCGAGGTGCTTCACGACGCGCCCGAGGTCGGCCGCAACCTGATCGACCATATCGACTTCATCATCAACAAGCGCGTGGATTCGACGGAGCTGGTGGGGATCTGCCTGCGCGGGCTCGCCAAGATGGCGCCGCAGCTGTGGCGCTGGCTCTCGAAACGCGACGGCATGATGTCGAGCAACGTCGCCGAGGCGGGCGGCTTCCTCAAGAGCGAGCCGGGACTCGACCGTCCCGACCTGCAACTGCATTTCTGCACCGCGCTCGTCGACGATCACAACCGCCGCATGCACTGGGGCTTCGGCTATTCGCTGCACGTCTGCGCGCTGCGGCCCTGGAGCCGCGGCACCGTCACGCTGGCGAGCGCCGACGCGCGCGAGGCGCCGCGCATCGACCCGCGCTTCCTGAGCGACGCGCGCGATCTCGAACTGCTGATGAAGGGCGCGAAGGTGATCCGCCGGATTCTGGCGGCCCAGCCGCTCGCCTCGCAGGGCGGGCGCGAACTCTATACCGACCCGGCCGACGACGACGACGCGCTGCGCGCGGCCATCGTCGCGCACGCGGACACCATCTACCACCCGGTCGGCACCTGCCGGATGGGCGGCGACCCGGCTTCGGTCGTCGATCCGCAACTGCGCGTGCGCGGCGTGACGGGGCTGCGCGTGGTCGATGCGTCGGTGATGCCGACGCTGATCGGCGGCAATACCAACGCCCCCTCGGTGATGATCGGCGAGCGCGCGGCCGATTTCATCGCGGCCGCACGACGTGGGAGCGTGCCGCAGCCCATCGAGAGCGTGGCGCCCATGGCGGCCGCCGCGGGCGCGTGGATGTCGCGCGGCGCAGCCGGGTAG
- a CDS encoding isovaleryl-CoA dehydrogenase, translating to MDQQAPAATHQVTNQAPPLTDYNAFETDLALASAVERHGAPWHRTALARHGAALTTADTLALAELANRHPPELATHSPRGERLDALEFHPSWHQLLALLRGEGLHALPFSEPRAGAMAARCAGYFLHAQLESGSLCPLTMTFASIPVLQKEPALFATLRERLYTREHDPRDVPLAAKRSMMVGMGMTEKQGGSDVRSNETRAFALGASGRGEAYRLVGHKWFFSAPQCDAHLVLARSAEHAGISCFYVPRFTPDGAKNAVQIQRLKDKLGNRSNASGEVEFLDAYGVMVGEEGRGVPTIIEMANLTRLDCVIGSAALMRAALVQAIHHARHRHAFGRRLADQPLMRNVLADLALESEAATLLFMRLADAVEHDDGRDAEARGWRRIVTPAAKFWVCKRALEFTGEAMEVWGGNGYVETGPMARFYREAPVNSIWEGSGNVMCLDVLRAIEREPDAAAALAAAWRADLGERREVRRALDDLLATLAAPAETREASARRIAQRIALLAQAALLARHAPAEVADAFIATRFGAASPETGRVYGTLPASFDHGALVARAFPA from the coding sequence ATGGATCAGCAGGCACCGGCGGCCACGCATCAGGTCACGAACCAGGCCCCGCCGCTCACCGACTACAACGCGTTTGAAACCGACCTCGCGCTCGCGAGTGCCGTCGAGCGGCACGGCGCGCCCTGGCATCGAACGGCGCTGGCGCGCCACGGCGCGGCGCTGACCACGGCCGACACGCTCGCGCTGGCCGAACTCGCCAATCGCCATCCCCCCGAGCTCGCCACGCACAGCCCGCGCGGCGAGCGGCTCGACGCGCTCGAATTCCACCCGAGCTGGCACCAGTTGCTCGCGCTGCTGCGCGGCGAGGGATTGCACGCGCTGCCGTTTTCGGAGCCGCGCGCCGGCGCGATGGCCGCGCGCTGCGCCGGCTATTTCCTGCACGCGCAGCTCGAATCGGGCTCGCTGTGCCCGCTGACCATGACCTTCGCGAGCATTCCCGTGCTGCAGAAGGAGCCGGCCCTGTTCGCGACGCTGCGCGAGCGGCTCTACACGCGCGAGCACGACCCGCGCGACGTGCCGCTGGCGGCCAAGCGCTCGATGATGGTCGGCATGGGCATGACCGAGAAGCAGGGCGGCTCCGACGTGCGCAGCAACGAGACGCGCGCGTTCGCGCTCGGCGCGTCCGGGCGCGGCGAGGCGTACCGGCTGGTGGGCCACAAGTGGTTCTTCTCGGCGCCGCAATGCGATGCCCACCTGGTGCTCGCGCGCAGCGCCGAGCACGCCGGCATCTCGTGTTTCTACGTGCCGCGCTTCACGCCCGACGGCGCGAAGAACGCGGTGCAGATCCAGCGCCTCAAGGACAAGCTCGGCAACCGCTCGAACGCGAGCGGCGAGGTGGAGTTCCTCGATGCCTACGGCGTGATGGTGGGCGAGGAAGGCCGCGGCGTGCCGACCATCATCGAGATGGCGAACCTGACGCGGCTCGACTGCGTGATCGGCAGCGCCGCGCTGATGCGCGCGGCGCTCGTGCAGGCGATCCATCATGCGCGGCACCGCCACGCGTTCGGCCGCCGGCTCGCCGACCAGCCGCTGATGCGCAACGTGCTCGCCGATCTCGCGCTCGAATCGGAGGCGGCCACGCTGCTGTTCATGCGCCTCGCCGACGCGGTCGAGCACGACGACGGCCGCGACGCCGAGGCGCGCGGCTGGCGCCGCATCGTCACGCCGGCCGCGAAGTTCTGGGTCTGCAAGCGCGCGCTCGAATTCACCGGCGAGGCGATGGAAGTGTGGGGCGGCAACGGCTACGTCGAGACCGGCCCGATGGCGCGCTTCTATCGCGAGGCGCCCGTCAATTCGATCTGGGAAGGCTCCGGCAACGTGATGTGCCTCGACGTGCTGCGCGCGATCGAGCGCGAGCCCGACGCGGCCGCCGCGCTCGCCGCGGCCTGGCGCGCCGATCTCGGCGAACGCCGCGAGGTGCGGCGCGCGCTCGACGACCTGCTCGCGACGCTGGCCGCGCCGGCCGAGACCCGCGAGGCCTCGGCGCGGCGCATCGCGCAGCGCATCGCGCTGCTCGCGCAGGCCGCGCTGCTGGCACGCCACGCGCCCGCCGAGGTCGCCGACGCGTTCATCGCGACGCGCTTCGGCGCGGCGAGCCCCGAGACGGGACGTGTCTACGGCACGCTGCCCGCGAGCTTCGACCACGGCGCGCTGGTGGCGCGCGCGTTCCCGGCCTGA
- a CDS encoding coniferyl aldehyde dehydrogenase — translation MKNDLPGLTTLDALLQDQRAACLRAPYPSWEARAGHLRALRAMLLDHADALAEAISVDFGHRAKQEVLLSEIWMAKEEIDEALRHGRRWMRPRRRPTNKWLLPARASVIPQPLGVVGIVVPWNYPVLLAAGPLVCALAAGNRAIVKMSELTPRTSELFEALIAKTFAREHVAVVNGDAEVGAAFSALPFDHLLFTGSTQVGRQVMRAAAEHLTPVTLELGGKSPAIVGPGARFDNAVDAIVAGKTLNAGQTCIAPDYVLVPRGKEDAFIARARARVAKLYPDFANNADYTSIVSERHFARLERLAAEARAGGATLHPLADAAPDPARRRFAPLAVTCAPDDAALMREEIFGPLLPVVPYDTLDQAIAYVNARPRPLALYLFEESRASIDRVMRETISGGVSINETLMHIACGSLPFGGIGASGMGAYHGYDGFVTFSKMKPVLTQARLNARGLLLPPYGRRFAALIKLMLRF, via the coding sequence ATGAAAAACGACCTGCCCGGCCTCACGACGCTCGACGCGCTGCTGCAAGACCAGCGCGCCGCCTGCCTGCGCGCCCCGTATCCGTCGTGGGAGGCGCGCGCGGGCCATCTGCGCGCGCTGCGCGCCATGCTGCTCGACCATGCCGACGCGCTCGCCGAGGCCATCAGTGTCGACTTCGGCCACCGCGCCAAGCAGGAAGTGCTGCTCTCCGAGATCTGGATGGCCAAGGAAGAGATCGACGAGGCGCTGCGCCATGGCCGGCGCTGGATGCGCCCGCGCCGCCGTCCGACCAACAAGTGGCTGTTGCCGGCGCGCGCCAGCGTGATCCCGCAGCCGCTCGGCGTGGTCGGCATCGTGGTGCCGTGGAATTACCCGGTGCTGCTTGCCGCCGGGCCGCTCGTCTGCGCGCTCGCGGCCGGCAACCGCGCGATCGTGAAGATGTCGGAGCTGACGCCGCGCACCTCCGAGCTGTTCGAAGCCCTGATCGCGAAGACGTTCGCGCGCGAGCACGTGGCGGTGGTGAACGGCGACGCCGAGGTGGGCGCCGCGTTCAGCGCCCTGCCGTTCGACCACCTGCTGTTCACGGGCTCGACGCAGGTGGGCCGGCAGGTGATGCGCGCCGCCGCCGAGCACCTGACGCCCGTCACGCTCGAGCTGGGCGGCAAGTCGCCCGCGATCGTCGGGCCGGGCGCGCGCTTCGACAACGCGGTGGACGCGATCGTCGCCGGCAAGACGCTGAACGCGGGCCAGACCTGCATCGCGCCGGACTACGTGCTGGTGCCGCGCGGCAAGGAGGACGCGTTCATCGCGCGGGCCCGCGCGCGGGTGGCGAAGCTCTATCCCGACTTCGCCAACAACGCCGACTACACCTCGATCGTCTCCGAGCGTCATTTCGCGCGGCTCGAACGGCTGGCCGCCGAGGCCCGGGCCGGCGGCGCGACGCTGCATCCGCTGGCCGACGCGGCGCCCGATCCGGCGCGGCGCCGCTTCGCGCCGCTAGCCGTCACCTGCGCGCCCGACGACGCGGCGCTGATGCGCGAGGAAATCTTCGGGCCGCTACTGCCGGTCGTGCCCTACGACACGCTGGACCAGGCGATCGCCTACGTGAACGCGCGGCCGCGGCCGCTCGCGCTGTACCTGTTCGAGGAATCGCGCGCGAGCATCGACCGGGTGATGCGCGAGACGATCTCGGGCGGCGTGTCGATCAACGAGACGCTGATGCACATCGCCTGCGGCTCGCTGCCGTTCGGCGGCATCGGCGCGAGCGGGATGGGCGCGTACCACGGCTACGACGGCTTCGTCACGTTCTCGAAGATGAAGCCGGTGCTCACCCAGGCACGCTTGAACGCGCGCGGCCTGCTGCTGCCGCCCTACGGCCGGCGCTTCGCGGCGCTGATCAAGCTGATGCTGAGGTTCTGA
- a CDS encoding serine/threonine protein kinase translates to MTDDHSESSEAGASAGPPFAGLTPERVLDALDSVLMPAGLRTDGRLLALNSYENRVYQVGVEDGPPIVAKFYRPRRWSDAAILEEHAFVAELAAREIPAVPARELDGRTLHAFAGFRFSVFERRGGRAPELDRRDTLEWLGRFIGRIHAVGATAAYVERPSLDIRSFGYDSRDTLLAGGVVPDDVRPAYETVLALALEGVEAAFARAGEVRMLRAHGDCHPSNVLWTDAGPHFVDFDDSRMAPAIQDLWLLLPGDRAGASAALADLLAGYEDFCEFDPRELHLIEALRTLRLIHYSAWLARRWDDPAFPAAFPWFNTQRYWEARVLELREQIGAMQEGPLWPV, encoded by the coding sequence ATGACCGACGATCATTCCGAATCCTCCGAGGCCGGCGCGAGCGCGGGCCCGCCGTTCGCGGGCCTGACGCCCGAGCGCGTGCTCGACGCGCTCGACAGCGTGCTGATGCCGGCCGGCCTGCGCACCGACGGCCGCCTGCTCGCGCTGAACAGTTACGAGAACCGCGTCTATCAGGTGGGCGTGGAGGACGGCCCGCCGATCGTCGCGAAGTTCTATCGGCCGCGGCGCTGGTCCGACGCGGCGATCCTCGAGGAGCACGCGTTCGTGGCCGAACTCGCCGCGCGCGAGATCCCGGCCGTCCCCGCGCGCGAACTCGACGGCCGCACCTTGCACGCCTTCGCGGGGTTCCGCTTCTCGGTGTTCGAGCGCCGCGGCGGGCGCGCGCCCGAGCTGGATCGGCGCGACACGCTCGAATGGCTCGGCCGCTTCATCGGCCGCATCCACGCGGTGGGCGCCACTGCCGCCTACGTCGAGCGGCCCTCGCTCGATATCCGCAGCTTCGGCTACGACTCGCGCGACACGCTGCTGGCCGGCGGGGTCGTGCCGGACGACGTGCGTCCCGCCTACGAGACGGTGCTGGCGCTGGCGCTCGAAGGCGTGGAGGCCGCGTTCGCGCGCGCGGGCGAGGTGCGCATGCTGCGCGCCCACGGCGACTGCCATCCGAGCAACGTGCTCTGGACCGACGCCGGCCCGCACTTCGTCGACTTCGACGACAGCCGGATGGCCCCCGCGATCCAGGATCTGTGGCTGCTGCTGCCGGGCGATCGCGCCGGCGCCTCGGCCGCGCTGGCCGACCTTCTGGCCGGCTACGAGGACTTCTGCGAGTTCGATCCGCGCGAACTGCATCTGATCGAGGCGTTGCGCACGCTGCGCCTGATCCATTACTCGGCCTGGCTCGCGCGGCGCTGGGACGACCCGGCCTTCCCCGCGGCGTTTCCGTGGTTCAACACGCAGCGCTACTGGGAGGCGCGCGTGCTCGAACTGCGCGAGCAGATCGGCGCGATGCAGGAAGGCCCGCTCTGGCCGGTCTGA
- a CDS encoding MFS transporter, protein MSASPGSPEAGRRPAQSEPSAPSPPPYLERGTRGYWRAAVALLFAGYATFSLLYCVQPLLPAFSGAFEVSPAQSSLSLSFATAALAVAIFVAGFVSEGLSRHRLMTASLTASSLFTLAAAFVPHWHELLVLRALTGLALGGVPAVAMAYLAEEVHPDGLGLAMGLYVGGTAIGGMAGRVITGMLAEWFGWRIAVAGIGVLGLLSMLAFRALLPASRHFTPRRGLGLAHHRSALARHLTGRRELPALFLMGFVLMGSFVTLYNYIGYRLLAPPYAMNQASIGAIFVVYLVGVFASPWSGRMADSIGRGRVLVMSIAMMGAGVALTLLAPVAAIAAGIACVTFGFFAGHSVASGWVGRLAIEGKGQAAALYLLSYYVGSSVIGSLGGHFWSASGWPGVAALVAVLLAAGFVTARWLHARERIGAA, encoded by the coding sequence GTGAGCGCTTCACCCGGATCGCCGGAGGCGGGCCGCCGCCCCGCTCAATCCGAGCCGTCGGCCCCGTCACCGCCGCCCTATCTCGAACGCGGCACGCGCGGCTACTGGCGCGCGGCCGTCGCACTGTTGTTCGCCGGCTACGCCACTTTCTCGCTGCTCTATTGCGTGCAGCCGCTGCTGCCGGCATTTTCGGGCGCGTTCGAGGTGAGCCCCGCGCAGAGCAGCCTGTCGCTGTCGTTCGCGACCGCCGCGCTGGCCGTCGCGATCTTCGTGGCCGGCTTCGTCTCCGAAGGCCTGAGCCGGCACCGGCTGATGACGGCCTCGCTGACCGCCTCGTCGCTGTTCACGCTCGCGGCCGCGTTCGTGCCGCACTGGCACGAGCTGCTGGTGCTGCGCGCGCTCACCGGGCTCGCGCTCGGCGGGGTGCCCGCCGTGGCGATGGCCTATCTCGCCGAGGAGGTGCATCCGGACGGGCTCGGGCTCGCGATGGGGCTCTACGTGGGCGGCACCGCGATCGGCGGCATGGCCGGGCGCGTGATCACCGGCATGCTCGCCGAGTGGTTCGGCTGGCGCATCGCGGTGGCCGGCATCGGCGTGCTGGGGCTGCTGTCGATGCTGGCGTTTCGCGCGCTGCTGCCCGCCTCGCGCCATTTCACGCCGCGCCGCGGGCTCGGCCTCGCGCATCATCGCAGCGCGCTGGCGCGGCATCTGACCGGGCGCCGCGAACTGCCGGCGCTGTTCCTGATGGGCTTCGTGCTGATGGGCAGCTTCGTCACGCTCTACAACTACATCGGCTACCGGCTGCTCGCGCCGCCCTATGCGATGAACCAGGCCAGCATCGGCGCGATCTTCGTGGTCTATCTGGTCGGCGTGTTCGCCTCGCCATGGTCGGGGCGGATGGCCGATTCGATCGGGCGCGGCCGCGTGCTGGTGATGAGCATCGCGATGATGGGCGCAGGCGTCGCGCTGACGCTGCTCGCGCCGGTGGCGGCGATCGCCGCCGGCATCGCCTGCGTGACGTTCGGCTTCTTCGCCGGCCACTCGGTCGCGAGCGGCTGGGTCGGACGGCTTGCCATCGAGGGCAAGGGGCAGGCCGCCGCGCTGTACCTGCTCTCGTACTACGTCGGCTCGAGCGTGATCGGCTCGCTCGGCGGCCACTTCTGGAGCGCGTCGGGCTGGCCCGGCGTGGCGGCGCTGGTGGCCGTGCTGCTCGCGGCCGGCTTCGTCACGGCGCGCTGGCTGCACGCGCGGGAACGCATCGGCGCGGCCTGA
- a CDS encoding DUF3185 family protein: protein MTRAISVALIVGGIVLLYFGGQSFHSFNDSLSRLFTGSPATKTILLFAGGAVATLAGLIGLAMPGGRR, encoded by the coding sequence ATGACTCGAGCGATCTCGGTGGCGTTGATCGTCGGCGGCATCGTGCTGCTGTACTTCGGCGGCCAGTCCTTCCATTCGTTCAACGACAGCCTCTCGCGATTGTTCACCGGCTCGCCGGCGACCAAGACGATCCTGCTGTTCGCCGGCGGCGCGGTCGCGACGCTGGCCGGCCTGATCGGCCTGGCGATGCCGGGCGGCCGGCGCTGA
- a CDS encoding phytanoyl-CoA dioxygenase family protein translates to MSPQHSELIRAQIDALREHGYVVVPGLVAPETCAALKAVAERQLREAAEPLEFEADLRYPGAPQSKDAPGGRTVRRLLDAYQRAPEFAARATAPEIAAWLREYFGEAALLSRAHHNCMMTKHPRYGSLTGWHRDFRYWAFERADLVSVWLAIGAETDGNGALWLVPGSHKAELGADCFDEAKFFRGDLPANRALIERAVCPELGPGDVVFFHCNTLHSAGQNRSDQVKFSLVYTYHGESNRPVPGSRSASKPEVRL, encoded by the coding sequence ATGTCCCCACAGCATTCGGAGTTGATTCGCGCCCAGATCGACGCATTGCGCGAACACGGTTACGTGGTCGTGCCGGGGCTGGTCGCGCCCGAGACTTGCGCCGCCTTGAAGGCGGTTGCCGAGCGCCAGCTGCGCGAGGCCGCCGAGCCGCTCGAATTCGAGGCGGACCTGCGCTATCCGGGCGCGCCGCAGTCGAAGGACGCACCGGGCGGCCGCACCGTGCGCCGCCTGCTCGACGCCTACCAGCGCGCGCCCGAGTTCGCCGCGCGTGCTACCGCGCCCGAGATCGCCGCCTGGCTGCGGGAGTACTTCGGTGAGGCGGCGCTGCTTTCGCGCGCGCATCACAACTGCATGATGACGAAGCACCCGCGGTACGGCAGCCTGACCGGCTGGCACCGCGACTTTCGCTACTGGGCGTTCGAGCGCGCGGATCTCGTGTCGGTCTGGCTCGCGATCGGCGCGGAGACCGACGGCAACGGCGCGCTGTGGCTCGTGCCCGGCTCGCACAAGGCCGAGCTCGGTGCCGACTGCTTCGACGAGGCGAAGTTCTTCCGCGGCGACCTGCCTGCCAACCGCGCGTTGATCGAGCGCGCGGTGTGCCCCGAACTCGGCCCCGGCGACGTGGTGTTCTTCCACTGCAACACGCTGCATTCGGCCGGCCAGAACCGCAGCGACCAGGTGAAGTTCTCGCTCGTCTACACCTATCACGGCGAGAGCAACCGGCCGGTGCCCGGCTCGCGCTCGGCGTCGAAGCCCGAGGTGAGGCTCTGA
- the metK gene encoding methionine adenosyltransferase — MANDYLFTSESVSEGHPDKVADQISDAILDAILTQDKYSRVAAETLCNTGLVVLAGEITTTANIDYIQIARDTIRRIGYDNTDFGIDYKGCAVLVAYDKQSPDIAQGVDRAHDNNLDQGAGDQGLMFGYACDETPELMPLPIYLAHRLVERQANLRRDGRLSWLRPDAKSQVTVRYVDGKPHAIDTVVLSTQHAPDIDLPQLREAVIEEIIKPTLPAELIKGDIKFLVNPTGRFVIGGPQGDCGLTGRKIIVDTYGGAAPHGGGAFSGKDPSKVDRSAAYAGRYVAKNIVAAGLASRALIQVSYAIGVAEPTSVMVNTFGTGKVSDETITKLVREHFDLRPKGIVQMLDLLRPIYEKTAAYGHFGRAEPEFSWEATDKALVLAEAAGVAPAVAQPA; from the coding sequence GTGGCAAACGATTATCTCTTCACGTCCGAATCCGTTTCCGAAGGCCATCCGGACAAAGTTGCCGACCAGATCTCCGACGCGATTCTCGATGCCATCCTCACGCAGGACAAATACTCGCGTGTTGCCGCCGAGACGCTGTGCAACACGGGGCTTGTCGTGCTGGCGGGTGAGATCACCACGACCGCCAACATCGACTACATCCAGATCGCGCGCGACACGATCCGCCGCATCGGCTACGACAACACCGACTTCGGCATCGACTACAAGGGCTGCGCGGTGCTCGTCGCCTACGACAAGCAGTCGCCGGACATCGCGCAAGGCGTTGATCGCGCGCATGACAACAACCTCGACCAGGGTGCCGGTGACCAGGGCCTGATGTTCGGTTACGCGTGCGATGAAACGCCCGAACTGATGCCGCTGCCGATTTACCTGGCGCACCGTCTCGTCGAGCGTCAGGCCAATCTGCGCCGCGACGGCCGCCTGAGCTGGCTGCGTCCCGATGCGAAGTCGCAGGTCACGGTCCGCTACGTCGACGGCAAGCCGCACGCGATCGACACCGTCGTGCTGTCGACGCAGCACGCCCCGGACATTGATCTGCCGCAATTGCGCGAAGCCGTGATCGAGGAGATCATCAAGCCGACGCTGCCGGCCGAATTGATCAAGGGCGACATCAAGTTCCTGGTGAACCCGACCGGCCGTTTCGTGATCGGTGGCCCGCAGGGCGACTGCGGCCTGACGGGCCGCAAGATCATCGTCGATACCTACGGCGGTGCCGCGCCGCATGGCGGCGGCGCGTTCTCGGGCAAGGACCCGTCGAAGGTCGACCGCTCGGCCGCCTACGCGGGCCGCTACGTCGCCAAGAACATCGTGGCCGCGGGCCTGGCCTCGCGCGCGCTGATCCAGGTGTCGTATGCGATCGGCGTGGCCGAGCCGACCTCGGTGATGGTCAACACGTTCGGCACCGGCAAGGTCTCGGACGAGACGATCACGAAGCTCGTGCGCGAGCACTTCGACCTGCGTCCGAAGGGCATCGTGCAGATGCTCGATCTGCTGCGCCCGATCTACGAGAAGACGGCGGCCTACGGCCACTTCGGCCGTGCCGAGCCGGAGTTCTCTTGGGAAGCGACCGACAAGGCGCTGGTCCTCGCCGAAGCAGCGGGCGTCGCCCCCGCCGTCGCGCAGCCGGCATGA
- a CDS encoding lipid A biosynthesis lauroyl acyltransferase, translated as MLGRLGTRFALLLLKLFALLPYGLTARFGDALGWLLYRIPSRRKRIVHTNLKLCFPEWSEARREEVAGRHFRHAIRSYVERSVQWFGSEKKLARLIEVDSAIDLTDPDLPPTLFLGLHFVGIEAGSIWLNRSLQRTCGSLYQPFSNPLLEAEAKRARARFDAEMASRADSARIVLRWLRERKPVMLGADMDYGTRNSTFVPFFGIPTCTLTAVGRLAKAGRAQVVPFIGEVLPNYKGYRLRVFKPWEQYPTGDDDLDARRMNAFLEEQIPLLPEQYYWVHKRFKTRPAGEPGFY; from the coding sequence ATGCTAGGCCGTCTCGGCACCCGCTTCGCGCTGCTCTTGCTGAAGCTGTTCGCGCTGCTGCCGTATGGCTTGACGGCGCGTTTCGGCGACGCGCTGGGCTGGCTGCTGTACCGTATCCCGAGCCGCCGCAAGCGCATCGTGCATACGAACCTGAAGCTCTGCTTTCCCGAGTGGAGCGAGGCGCGGCGCGAGGAAGTCGCGGGCCGGCACTTTCGCCATGCGATTCGCAGCTACGTCGAGCGCAGCGTCCAGTGGTTCGGCTCCGAGAAGAAGCTCGCCCGGCTCATCGAGGTCGACAGCGCGATCGACCTGACCGATCCGGACCTGCCGCCCACGCTGTTTCTCGGCCTGCATTTCGTCGGCATCGAGGCCGGCTCGATCTGGCTGAACCGCTCGCTGCAACGCACCTGCGGTTCGTTGTACCAACCGTTTTCAAACCCGCTGCTCGAGGCCGAGGCCAAGCGCGCGCGCGCGCGCTTCGACGCCGAGATGGCGAGCCGCGCCGACAGCGCGCGCATCGTGCTGCGCTGGCTGCGCGAGCGCAAGCCCGTGATGCTCGGCGCCGACATGGACTACGGCACGCGCAACTCCACCTTCGTGCCGTTCTTCGGCATCCCCACCTGCACGCTGACCGCGGTGGGCCGGCTGGCGAAGGCCGGCCGCGCGCAGGTCGTGCCGTTCATCGGCGAGGTGCTGCCGAACTACAAGGGCTATCGGCTGCGCGTGTTCAAGCCCTGGGAGCAATACCCGACCGGCGACGACGACCTCGACGCGCGCCGCATGAACGCGTTCCTCGAGGAGCAGATCCCGCTGCTGCCCGAGCAGTATTACTGGGTGCACAAGCGCTTCAAGACGCGTCCGGCCGGCGAGCCGGGCTTTTACTGA